One window from the genome of Salmo salar chromosome ssa25, Ssal_v3.1, whole genome shotgun sequence encodes:
- the LOC106586672 gene encoding ras-related protein Rab-20, with product MKVKYSIECVSARPLRRVAKRRGSRTMPELSKMRKPDVKVVILGDMNVGKTSLLHRYTEKKFKDTISTVGGAFFLKQWGPYNISIWDTAGREQFHGLGSMYCRGAAAVILTYDVTNWQSLAELEERFLSLTDTANHDCIYAIVGNKADLTDLQAQLGATQDGLTEGQGEEDGERPRVPSACPTPPASPVSLSGVSVNKQVSREDAVALYGRILRYKGMEETNSLPADKMCFETSAKTGYNVDPLFEALFDMVLPSIIRKRTEREGSPTVDLDECSGAGKRPRPVCC from the exons ATGAAAGTGAAGTACAGCATCGAGTGTGTCTCTGCAAGACCGCTGAGGAGGGTTGCCAAGCGGCGCGGGTCAAGAACCATGCCCGAACTTTCCAAGATGAGGAAGCCCGACGTCAAAGTTGTCATTCTGGGCGACATGAACGTTGGGAAGACCTCGCTGCTTCACAGGTACACGGAGAAGAAATTTAAAGACACCATCAGCACCGTCGGAGGGGCGTTTTTCCTCAAGCAGTGGGGACCCTACAATATCTCAATTTGGGACACCGCCG GTCGGGAGCAGTTCCACGGGCTGGGCTCCATGTACTGCCGGGGCGCTGCGGCTGTCATCCTCACCTACGATGTAACCAACTGGCAGAGTCTGGCTGAGCTGGAGGAGCGCTTCCTGTCCCTGACCGACACTGCCAATCACGACTGCATCTACGCCATCGTGGGCAACAAGGCCGACCTCACAGACCTCCAGGCACAGCTGGGAGCCACCCAAGACGGCCTGACCGAGGGCCAGGGAGAGGAGGACGGGGAGAGGCCCAGGGTGCCTTCTGCCTGCCCCACCCCTCCAGCCTCTCCCGTCTCCCTGTCGGGGGTGTCGGTCAACAAGCAGGTGAGCCGGGAGGATGCAGTGGCGTTGTATGGGAGGATCCTGAGATACAAGGGTATGGAGGAGACTAACAGCCTTCCTGCTGACAAGATGTGCTTTGAGACCAGTGCCAAGACGGGCTATAACGTGGACCCTCTGTTTGAGGCTCTGTTTGACATGGTGCTGCCCTCCATCATCAGGAAGAGGACTGAGAGGGAGGGATCGCCCACCGTGGACCTGGATGAGTGCAGCGGGGCAGGGAAACGGCCCAGGCCCGTCTGCTGCTAG